One stretch of Desulfatibacillum aliphaticivorans DSM 15576 DNA includes these proteins:
- a CDS encoding ACT domain-containing protein: MQAEQISIFIENKAGRLAEVARILSDSDVNIRALSLADTSDFGVLRLIVNHTSRARDVLKDNGFTVRRTSVAAVEVMDQPGGLLAVLDLLNGAGVNIEYMYAYANPPGGNAVMIFRFDRMEDAIELLKNNNMRILEAEELSGI; the protein is encoded by the coding sequence ATGCAGGCTGAACAGATTTCCATCTTTATTGAAAATAAGGCGGGCAGATTAGCGGAAGTAGCCAGAATTCTATCGGATTCCGACGTAAACATCAGGGCCTTGTCCCTGGCCGACACATCCGACTTCGGCGTTTTACGTTTAATTGTCAACCATACATCCCGCGCCCGGGATGTGCTCAAGGACAACGGATTTACGGTGCGCCGCACCTCCGTGGCGGCCGTGGAAGTGATGGACCAGCCCGGCGGCCTGCTGGCCGTTTTGGACCTTTTGAACGGCGCCGGCGTTAACATCGAATACATGTACGCTTATGCAAATCCTCCCGGAGGCAATGCGGTCATGATTTTCCGCTTCGACCGCATGGAAGACGCCATTGAACTCTTAAAAAACAATAATATGAGGATATTGGAAGCCGAAGAGCTTTCCGGCATATAA
- a CDS encoding ABC transporter ATP-binding protein, with the protein MKNSGSNENSLLRIENASISFGGVKAVRDVSFEVQKGAIQALIGPNGAGKTTLFNLITGVFPLDSGHIFFQGQDTAKRKNFQRVSMGIARTFQNVELFTGMTVLENVMVGQHVRTKTGFLGAIARLPKTRREEAEIREKAMHWLEFVGLDHEADSKAGDLAFGWQRSVEIARALASEPQLLLLDEPAAGLNANETGQLGDLMRQIRDLGVTLLLVEHDMSLTMEISDRIVVLDQGAKLSEGAPREVQADEKVIAAYLGT; encoded by the coding sequence ATGAAAAATTCCGGATCGAACGAAAACAGCCTGCTAAGGATTGAGAACGCTTCCATATCCTTTGGGGGCGTCAAAGCGGTCCGGGACGTGTCTTTTGAAGTGCAAAAAGGCGCGATCCAAGCGCTTATCGGCCCCAACGGCGCCGGCAAGACCACTCTGTTCAACCTGATTACCGGAGTATTCCCCCTGGATTCGGGCCATATTTTTTTTCAGGGTCAGGACACAGCCAAACGGAAAAACTTCCAGAGAGTGTCCATGGGCATCGCCCGAACCTTTCAGAACGTGGAATTGTTCACGGGAATGACCGTCCTGGAAAACGTCATGGTGGGTCAGCACGTGCGCACCAAAACAGGCTTTTTGGGCGCCATCGCCAGGCTGCCCAAAACCAGGCGCGAAGAAGCTGAAATCCGCGAAAAAGCCATGCATTGGCTGGAATTCGTGGGATTGGACCATGAGGCGGACAGCAAGGCCGGAGACCTGGCATTCGGATGGCAACGCTCCGTGGAAATCGCCCGGGCTTTGGCTTCCGAGCCTCAGCTCCTGCTGCTGGACGAACCGGCCGCCGGGTTGAACGCCAACGAAACCGGCCAGTTGGGGGATCTCATGCGCCAGATCAGGGATCTTGGCGTGACCCTGCTTCTGGTGGAGCACGACATGAGCCTGACCATGGAAATTTCGGACCGCATTGTGGTATTGGACCAGGGCGCCAAGCTGTCCGAAGGCGCGCCCCGGGAAGTCCAGGCGGACGAAAAGGTCATCGCCGCCTATTTAGGGACCTAA
- a CDS encoding branched-chain amino acid ABC transporter permease → MMQELLQYLFGGITNGAIYAVIALGFSTLYSATDLINFAQGEFVMLGALLLVTLWLNLGLPLPLAFVLVVLAVGLAGIIFERLAIRTVRKPDPIVLVIITVGASIFLRGLGMVGWGRDPLAIPSFFKLDSIEIAGAYLLPQSLFIVITVTVLVAALTFFYKKTLTGKAMSACAINKKAASLLGIGTERMTLMAFALATGLGAVAGVMIAPITMATYDMGSMLGLKGFCAAMLGGLGSLWGALIGGLLLGIAEALGVGFVSSGLKDAIAFLLLLLILYIRPTGILGAKSSHRF, encoded by the coding sequence ATGATGCAGGAACTCTTACAGTATCTGTTCGGAGGCATCACGAACGGCGCTATTTACGCCGTTATTGCTCTGGGCTTTTCCACCTTGTACAGCGCCACGGACCTGATCAATTTCGCCCAGGGCGAGTTCGTCATGCTCGGGGCTTTGCTGCTGGTCACCCTGTGGCTGAACCTGGGCCTGCCCCTGCCTTTGGCCTTTGTGCTGGTGGTGCTGGCCGTAGGGCTGGCGGGAATCATCTTCGAGCGGCTGGCCATTCGCACGGTGCGCAAACCCGATCCCATTGTGTTGGTGATCATCACCGTGGGCGCCTCGATTTTCCTGCGGGGACTCGGCATGGTGGGATGGGGCAGGGACCCCCTGGCCATTCCCTCGTTTTTCAAGCTGGACTCCATCGAAATCGCCGGCGCCTATTTGCTGCCCCAAAGCCTGTTTATCGTCATTACAGTCACGGTTTTGGTGGCGGCCCTGACCTTTTTCTACAAAAAGACCCTGACCGGAAAGGCCATGAGCGCTTGCGCCATTAATAAGAAGGCCGCTTCCCTGCTGGGAATCGGCACGGAACGCATGACCCTGATGGCTTTCGCCCTGGCCACCGGCCTGGGCGCCGTGGCCGGCGTTATGATTGCGCCCATCACCATGGCTACCTACGACATGGGCTCCATGCTGGGCTTGAAAGGCTTTTGCGCCGCCATGCTGGGCGGATTGGGTAGCCTGTGGGGCGCTTTGATCGGCGGCCTGCTTTTGGGCATCGCCGAAGCCCTGGGCGTGGGATTTGTGTCTTCAGGCCTGAAAGACGCCATCGCCTTTTTACTTTTATTACTCATCCTGTATATCCGGCCCACGGGCATCCTGGGAGCAAAGTCCAGCCATCGGTTCTGA
- a CDS encoding branched-chain amino acid ABC transporter permease, translated as MNENWFDAMKQSWKKGLAFFVFAGVIFFAGLFLDNYFYQQQLTFIGIFTLLAVGLNMLMGYAGQISLGHAAFYGIGAYTTGALTVHLGWSPWASLPCALAASGIIAYIVGKPTLKLSGYYLGMGTLGFGMIMHVLFREWGGITGGPNGLVGIPSLSLWGIDLSTGRNYLWVVWGCVLITFFICDRLVNSRVGRALRAIHFSEQAASAVGVDTAKAKLQVFVFSAMVAALAGFLYAHLVMFISPGSFGFLVSVKLVAMVVIGGMASIWGALLGSTLLTMLPEWLHRFSDYEMVIYGGILMGVMIFLPQGLTRGVLDIYEKFRIERKQPAKD; from the coding sequence ATGAATGAAAACTGGTTTGACGCCATGAAACAATCTTGGAAAAAAGGCCTGGCCTTCTTCGTCTTTGCGGGCGTAATCTTTTTCGCCGGGCTTTTCCTGGACAATTATTTTTATCAACAGCAGCTCACTTTCATCGGCATATTCACCCTGCTCGCCGTGGGGCTGAACATGCTCATGGGCTACGCCGGACAAATTTCCCTGGGGCACGCCGCATTTTACGGCATAGGAGCCTATACCACGGGCGCCCTCACCGTACACCTGGGGTGGTCCCCCTGGGCCTCCCTTCCCTGCGCCCTGGCTGCATCCGGAATTATCGCGTACATCGTGGGCAAGCCCACCCTAAAACTTTCGGGCTACTACCTGGGCATGGGAACCCTGGGCTTCGGCATGATCATGCACGTCCTGTTCCGGGAATGGGGCGGCATCACCGGCGGCCCCAACGGCTTGGTGGGCATTCCCTCCCTCAGCCTGTGGGGGATAGACCTTTCCACCGGCCGCAACTATCTGTGGGTGGTGTGGGGCTGCGTGCTCATAACCTTTTTTATTTGCGACCGCCTGGTGAATTCCCGTGTGGGACGCGCCTTGCGGGCCATCCACTTCAGCGAGCAGGCGGCCTCTGCAGTCGGCGTGGATACGGCCAAGGCCAAGCTGCAAGTCTTTGTGTTCAGCGCCATGGTCGCCGCATTGGCCGGCTTCTTGTACGCCCACCTGGTCATGTTCATCAGCCCCGGCAGCTTCGGCTTTTTGGTTTCCGTCAAGTTGGTGGCCATGGTGGTCATCGGGGGCATGGCGAGCATCTGGGGCGCCTTGCTGGGGTCGACTCTGTTGACCATGCTGCCGGAATGGCTGCATCGGTTTTCCGATTATGAAATGGTGATTTACGGGGGCATCCTCATGGGCGTGATGATTTTTCTGCCCCAGGGACTTACCCGAGGAGTATTGGATATCTATGAAAAATTCCGGATCGAACGAAAACAGCCTGCTAAGGATTGA
- a CDS encoding phenylacetate--CoA ligase family protein: protein MIFNMEFETLPREAIEAIQLRRLKAVVERAYNNVPFYRKKYDEAGIKPADIQKLEDIQKLPFTTKQDLRDNYPFGMFAVPMDNVVRIHASSGTTGQPTVVGYTARDISTWAELMARSLQAGGATRDDIIHNAYGYGLFTGGLGVHYGSECLGASVIPISGGMTERQVLIMKDFRPSILTCTPSYALHLAEAAEENGLDFADFNFRAGIFGAEPWSEAMRKEIESKLHLSAVDIYGLSEVMGPGVAQECQEAKAGLHVWEDHFIPEIINPDTEKNVAAGETGELIFTSLTKEAFPVIRYRTRDISSLNYSPCVCGRTHVRMHRVSGRTDDMLIIRGVNVFPSQIESVLMEISQVEPHYQLVVDREGAMDTLTVKVEVGEGVFSDEVKQLQSLQGEIAGHIKELLGVSVKVKLVEPKTIARSQGKAVRVIDNRKI, encoded by the coding sequence ATGATTTTTAACATGGAATTTGAAACGCTTCCCAGGGAGGCTATCGAAGCCATCCAGTTGCGCAGGCTTAAGGCGGTAGTGGAAAGAGCCTACAACAATGTGCCTTTTTATCGAAAAAAATACGATGAAGCGGGCATAAAGCCAGCCGACATCCAGAAGCTGGAGGACATCCAAAAACTGCCCTTCACCACCAAGCAGGACCTTCGCGACAACTACCCCTTCGGCATGTTCGCCGTACCCATGGACAACGTGGTACGCATCCACGCTTCCTCCGGAACCACCGGACAGCCCACGGTGGTCGGCTACACGGCCCGCGACATCTCCACCTGGGCCGAACTCATGGCCCGCTCCCTGCAAGCCGGCGGCGCCACCCGGGACGACATCATTCACAACGCCTACGGCTACGGCCTGTTCACCGGCGGCCTGGGCGTGCATTACGGCTCGGAATGCCTGGGCGCCTCCGTCATCCCCATTTCCGGCGGCATGACCGAACGCCAGGTGCTTATCATGAAGGATTTCCGTCCTTCCATCCTCACGTGCACCCCGTCCTACGCCCTGCATCTGGCCGAGGCAGCCGAGGAAAACGGCCTGGATTTCGCCGATTTCAACTTCCGCGCAGGCATTTTCGGCGCAGAACCCTGGTCCGAAGCCATGCGCAAGGAAATCGAAAGCAAGCTGCACCTCTCCGCAGTGGACATCTACGGCCTATCCGAAGTCATGGGGCCGGGCGTGGCTCAGGAATGCCAGGAGGCGAAAGCCGGCCTGCACGTGTGGGAAGACCATTTCATCCCTGAAATCATCAATCCCGACACGGAAAAGAACGTGGCGGCCGGAGAAACCGGCGAGCTGATTTTCACCAGCCTGACCAAAGAGGCTTTCCCGGTCATCCGCTACAGGACCCGCGACATCTCCAGCCTCAACTACAGCCCCTGCGTGTGCGGACGCACCCATGTGCGCATGCACCGCGTTTCCGGCCGCACCGACGACATGCTCATCATCCGGGGCGTGAACGTATTCCCCTCCCAGATCGAGTCCGTGCTCATGGAAATCTCCCAGGTGGAGCCCCATTACCAATTGGTGGTGGACCGGGAAGGCGCCATGGACACCCTTACCGTCAAGGTGGAAGTGGGAGAAGGCGTTTTCTCCGATGAGGTCAAGCAGCTCCAGAGCCTGCAGGGCGAGATCGCCGGTCACATCAAGGAGCTCTTGGGCGTGTCCGTCAAGGTCAAGCTGGTGGAGCCCAAAACCATTGCGCGCAGCCAGGGCAAGGCCGTTCGCGTCATCGACAACCGTAAAATCTAA
- a CDS encoding ACT domain-containing protein, which yields MFADQISVFLENKAGRLAEVTRTLAGASVNIRALSLADTSDFGILRLIVDDNEKAESALKEAAFTVRTTRVVAVEVSDKPGGLMSILEFLDSKQINVEYMYAFVRQRHDNAVMIFRFDNTDSAVEALTAEGFAVIKGDELYTM from the coding sequence ATGTTTGCAGATCAAATTTCCGTGTTTCTCGAAAACAAAGCAGGCAGGCTGGCCGAGGTCACCAGGACCCTGGCCGGCGCCTCCGTCAATATCCGGGCCCTTTCTCTGGCCGACACCTCGGATTTCGGCATTCTTCGCCTGATCGTGGATGACAACGAAAAAGCGGAATCCGCCCTGAAAGAAGCCGCCTTCACCGTGCGCACCACCCGGGTGGTGGCCGTGGAGGTTTCGGACAAGCCCGGCGGCCTCATGAGCATCCTGGAGTTCTTGGATTCCAAGCAGATCAACGTGGAATACATGTACGCGTTCGTGCGCCAAAGGCACGACAATGCGGTCATGATTTTCCGGTTCGACAACACCGACAGCGCCGTGGAAGCGCTGACTGCGGAAGGTTTTGCAGTCATCAAGGGAGATGAGTTGTACACCATGTAA
- a CDS encoding ABC transporter ATP-binding protein, which translates to MLQIRNLKCYYGGIRALSGVSLSVSQGELVALIGANGAGKSTLLQAICGLLSSWEGEIQFDGKSLAGLKPPAIVARGVSMVPEGRLIFPPLSVLDNLKLGAYLRSRQKDHAGVQQDLEKMLDLFPVLRERAKQNAGTLSGGEQQMLAVGRALMASPRLLLLDEPSMGLAPLVVRKIFDTLTELRKTGLTILIVEQNAQAALEIADRGYVLETGRMVLAGEASQLLEDKEVKRAYLGKDYSKFYEGRG; encoded by the coding sequence ATGCTTCAAATTAGAAATCTCAAATGCTATTATGGGGGCATACGGGCCTTGTCCGGAGTCAGCCTTTCGGTCTCCCAAGGGGAATTGGTGGCCCTGATCGGCGCCAACGGAGCCGGGAAAAGCACCCTGCTCCAGGCCATTTGCGGCCTTTTGTCCTCGTGGGAAGGGGAAATCCAGTTTGACGGAAAATCCCTGGCAGGCCTCAAACCGCCGGCCATTGTAGCCCGGGGCGTCTCCATGGTTCCGGAGGGAAGGCTCATCTTTCCGCCCCTTTCGGTATTGGACAACCTGAAATTGGGGGCTTATTTGCGTTCCCGCCAAAAGGACCATGCAGGCGTTCAGCAGGACCTGGAGAAAATGCTGGACCTTTTTCCCGTCTTGCGGGAGCGGGCCAAGCAAAACGCGGGCACCTTGTCCGGCGGCGAGCAGCAGATGCTGGCCGTGGGCAGGGCGCTTATGGCCAGTCCCAGGCTGTTGCTTCTGGACGAGCCTTCCATGGGCCTGGCGCCCCTGGTGGTTCGCAAAATATTCGACACCCTCACCGAATTGAGGAAGACGGGCCTGACCATTCTGATTGTCGAGCAAAACGCCCAGGCCGCCCTGGAAATCGCGGATCGCGGCTACGTATTGGAAACCGGCCGCATGGTTCTGGCCGGAGAAGCCTCCCAGTTATTGGAGGATAAAGAAGTCAAACGGGCGTATTTGGGAAAAGATTATTCCAAGTTTTACGAAGGGAGAGGATAA
- a CDS encoding PilZ domain-containing protein, producing MSGKERRRHTRHKTPESCFAALRAESTTVGRIRDISKGGLSFEYLEDVDAPAHSDGGESVDLFMTGGGLFVRQIPCQTVRDNLAMHDDLTFSGIGIRRRGLQFEELNEQASHEVEAYIALCSRD from the coding sequence ATGAGCGGAAAGGAACGCAGGCGCCATACGCGTCACAAAACCCCGGAAAGTTGTTTCGCCGCGCTCCGTGCGGAGTCGACGACTGTCGGACGCATCCGGGATATCAGCAAAGGCGGCCTGTCTTTTGAGTATCTGGAAGACGTGGACGCTCCCGCCCATTCGGACGGCGGGGAGAGCGTGGATCTCTTTATGACCGGCGGCGGCCTTTTTGTGCGTCAAATTCCCTGTCAGACCGTGCGGGATAATCTGGCCATGCACGATGACCTGACTTTTTCAGGAATTGGAATCCGGCGTCGCGGCTTGCAATTTGAAGAACTGAACGAACAGGCTTCCCACGAAGTGGAAGCCTATATCGCCCTGTGCTCCAGGGATTGA
- a CDS encoding DUF3786 domain-containing protein, with the protein MSGNYAAIIQDNIKALYKNETRNAEAAIGAERNGDEILFKAFGGQCLITPEGISLDGRPLTDPSGVVVSLYALHATELPMKEQPFKAFKEMDDSMPYAGAFATHTENILVPRVEAIKAKLDVIPEKLDGTAGPDDMPGDFSMVVQPLPKIRLCYIFYLPDDDFPASVTCLFSNNAGSHMPTDGLADVGEYTSRTILNLL; encoded by the coding sequence ATGAGCGGAAATTACGCTGCTATCATTCAGGATAATATTAAGGCCCTGTACAAGAACGAAACCAGAAACGCCGAAGCGGCCATTGGGGCGGAAAGGAACGGGGACGAAATCCTGTTCAAGGCTTTCGGAGGCCAGTGCCTCATTACCCCCGAAGGCATTTCTCTGGACGGCCGGCCCCTGACCGATCCCTCCGGGGTGGTGGTCTCGCTGTATGCGCTTCACGCAACGGAATTACCCATGAAGGAGCAGCCCTTCAAGGCTTTCAAGGAAATGGACGACAGCATGCCCTACGCAGGGGCCTTCGCCACGCATACGGAAAACATCCTGGTCCCCAGGGTGGAAGCCATCAAAGCCAAGCTGGACGTGATTCCGGAGAAGTTGGACGGGACAGCCGGACCGGATGACATGCCGGGCGATTTTTCCATGGTGGTCCAACCATTGCCGAAAATCCGCCTGTGCTACATTTTTTACTTGCCGGACGATGATTTTCCTGCTTCCGTTACGTGCTTGTTTTCTAACAACGCGGGAAGCCATATGCCCACGGACGGGCTGGCAGACGTGGGAGAATACACCTCCCGGACAATTTTAAACTTGCTGTAA
- a CDS encoding phenylacetate--CoA ligase family protein codes for MAVPGFPENLDPQQRSQHQLERLQETLNRAYRSVPFYQAAFKEKNIDPLDVGGLEDLAKLPFTERRHLAENYPYGLFAVPLRDIVRIHTAPGEGQAPSVSGYTAQDLDLWRGLVARALMAAGVNANDIMQIFLDPGLASWGRGYKDGAEELEASVIPLTALPLEKQQMVLKDYKTSVVVTTPSSAEELCQGLYAEGIKFNELALKTLIFAGEPISQEDRDVIAGKLHVDTWVHYGLSEVPGPAIAFECKAHEGLHVSEDHFYPEIINPSTGEPAAPGEEGELVLTTLTTRAFPLIRFRTGDRVSYIQEPCSCGRTLCRINWHQERTDNIVVIKGVKVHHAQVMAHISKALGFTPTCCRLLAGKKGDRVGLEVWLGMDDTIFSDEIKELEKVVDNVENALIQELGITARVRLAEGEVDCAEPGRREVAP; via the coding sequence ATGGCCGTCCCTGGTTTTCCTGAGAATCTGGATCCCCAGCAAAGATCCCAACATCAATTGGAGCGTTTGCAGGAAACCCTTAATCGCGCTTACCGCAGCGTTCCTTTTTATCAGGCGGCGTTTAAGGAAAAGAATATAGACCCTCTGGACGTGGGCGGCCTGGAGGATCTGGCCAAGCTCCCATTCACCGAACGCAGGCATTTGGCCGAAAACTATCCCTACGGGCTCTTCGCTGTGCCCCTTCGCGACATTGTACGCATTCACACCGCTCCCGGCGAGGGCCAGGCGCCTTCGGTTTCAGGATATACGGCCCAGGACCTGGATCTTTGGAGAGGCCTGGTGGCCCGCGCCCTCATGGCCGCCGGAGTCAATGCCAACGACATCATGCAGATTTTTCTGGATCCCGGCCTGGCCTCCTGGGGCAGGGGATACAAGGACGGCGCCGAGGAATTGGAAGCCAGCGTGATTCCGCTGACCGCCCTTCCTTTGGAAAAGCAGCAGATGGTCTTAAAGGACTACAAAACCTCCGTGGTGGTGACCACGCCCTCCTCGGCCGAGGAATTGTGCCAGGGGTTATACGCCGAAGGCATCAAATTCAATGAACTGGCCCTGAAAACCCTGATTTTTGCCGGTGAGCCCATCAGCCAGGAAGACAGAGACGTCATCGCCGGCAAACTCCACGTAGACACCTGGGTGCATTACGGCCTGTCCGAAGTCCCGGGACCGGCCATTGCCTTTGAATGCAAGGCCCATGAAGGGCTTCACGTGAGCGAAGACCATTTCTACCCTGAAATCATCAACCCCTCCACCGGAGAGCCCGCCGCTCCCGGAGAGGAAGGCGAACTGGTCCTCACAACCCTTACCACACGGGCTTTTCCCCTGATTCGCTTCCGCACGGGGGATCGGGTTTCGTATATCCAGGAGCCCTGCTCCTGCGGCCGCACCCTGTGCCGGATCAACTGGCATCAGGAGCGCACGGACAATATTGTTGTCATTAAGGGCGTAAAAGTGCATCATGCACAGGTGATGGCCCACATCAGCAAGGCCTTGGGCTTCACCCCGACCTGCTGCCGTTTGCTGGCGGGCAAAAAAGGCGACCGGGTGGGGCTGGAGGTCTGGCTGGGTATGGACGACACTATTTTTTCCGACGAAATCAAGGAGTTGGAAAAGGTGGTGGATAACGTGGAAAACGCCCTGATTCAGGAACTTGGCATTACCGCCCGCGTGCGTCTGGCGGAAGGCGAAGTGGATTGCGCCGAGCCCGGAAGACGGGAGGTGGCGCCCTGA
- a CDS encoding nucleotide sugar dehydrogenase produces MTDFEKRILCIGAGYVGGPTMAMIAFKCPQYKVHVVDINPDRIDAWNSQNLPIYEPGLEEVVFEARGRNLFFSTDIQEGIEEADIIFVSVNTPTKTFGEGAGMAADLQYWEKTARQILECSKSPKIIVEKSTVPVRTAQAMERILGTDGTGKFQVLSNPEFLAEGTAIEDLKCPDRVLIGSRLTEEGLKARDELVSIYANWVPKDNIVTSDIWSSELSKLVANAFLAQRISSINAISALCEKTGADVSRVAYAVGKDGRIGDKFLKSSVGFGGSCFKKDILNLVYLCRSYGLQEVADYWEQVVKINEYQKERFVLNMLHTMFDTLAGKKICLLGFAFKADTGDTRETPGIYIAQRLAEEHCRVVVSDPQALDNAKIDLKQLGDAVSYVEDPYEAAADCDALAVLTEWTLYKELDYAKIYNSMTKPAFVFDGRNILDHQALHDIGFNVFPIGKPALTHYRTNGRTR; encoded by the coding sequence ATGACGGATTTTGAAAAGAGGATTTTGTGCATCGGAGCCGGCTATGTCGGCGGCCCCACCATGGCGATGATCGCCTTTAAGTGCCCCCAGTATAAAGTGCATGTGGTGGACATCAACCCGGACCGCATCGACGCCTGGAACTCCCAGAACCTGCCCATTTACGAGCCGGGCCTGGAAGAAGTGGTTTTTGAAGCCCGGGGAAGGAACCTGTTTTTTTCCACGGACATCCAGGAAGGCATTGAAGAAGCGGACATCATTTTCGTCAGCGTCAACACCCCGACGAAAACCTTCGGCGAGGGAGCAGGCATGGCGGCCGACCTTCAATACTGGGAAAAAACCGCCCGCCAGATTTTGGAATGCTCTAAATCCCCGAAAATCATCGTGGAAAAAAGCACCGTGCCGGTTCGCACGGCCCAGGCCATGGAGCGCATCCTGGGAACCGACGGAACAGGCAAGTTCCAGGTGCTTTCCAATCCTGAATTTCTGGCCGAAGGCACGGCCATAGAGGATCTGAAATGCCCGGACCGGGTGTTGATCGGCTCCCGGCTCACCGAAGAAGGCCTGAAAGCCCGGGATGAGCTGGTCTCCATTTACGCCAACTGGGTGCCCAAGGATAACATCGTCACCTCCGACATATGGAGCAGCGAGCTCTCCAAACTGGTGGCCAACGCCTTTCTGGCCCAGAGAATTTCGTCCATCAACGCCATTTCCGCGTTATGCGAAAAAACAGGCGCCGACGTAAGCCGGGTGGCTTACGCCGTGGGCAAGGACGGCCGGATCGGCGACAAGTTCCTCAAATCCAGCGTGGGATTCGGAGGCTCCTGCTTTAAAAAGGACATCCTGAACCTGGTGTATCTGTGCCGCAGCTACGGCCTCCAGGAAGTGGCGGATTACTGGGAGCAGGTGGTCAAGATCAACGAGTACCAGAAGGAACGCTTTGTCCTGAACATGCTCCACACCATGTTCGACACCCTGGCCGGCAAGAAAATCTGCCTCCTTGGCTTTGCTTTCAAGGCCGACACCGGCGACACCCGCGAAACCCCGGGCATCTACATCGCCCAGCGCCTCGCCGAGGAACACTGCCGGGTTGTGGTTTCCGACCCCCAGGCTTTGGACAACGCCAAAATTGACCTCAAACAATTGGGAGACGCGGTAAGCTACGTGGAAGACCCCTACGAAGCGGCTGCAGACTGCGACGCCCTGGCGGTTCTCACCGAGTGGACTCTTTATAAAGAATTGGATTACGCTAAAATATACAATAGCATGACCAAACCCGCTTTTGTGTTTGACGGCAGGAACATCCTGGATCATCAGGCGCTGCATGACATCGGCTTCAATGTATTTCCTATTGGTAAGCCCGCGCTCACCCATTACCGGACGAATGGGCGGACAAGATGA
- a CDS encoding ABC transporter substrate-binding protein, translating to MKAGKMKTLATLAVCIVMAGLVFAPGAFAKDTYKIGGIFSVTGGASFLGAPEKLSMQMVVDQINAAGGIDGHMLEAVIYDTKGDPTEAVNFANKLINKDRVLAIVGPSTTPTTMAVIPLCVRARLPLISCAAGNGIVNPIQPYVFKTAQSDIQAVATIYAYMKEQGMKKIAILCVDNGFGASGAVQLREQAAKFGLEVVSDESYGGKDTDMTAQLTKARKAAPDALVCWGTNPGPAVVAKNAKQLKLDFPLFMSHGVASPKFIDIAGDACEGVMLPTGAVLIADTLAADYHQKAALDKYIGDYKAAYNAGVSGFGGYAYDAMKILEIALKGTNGDKAKIRDNIEAIQGYIGVTGTFTFSPTEHNGLGADSFIMVEIADGTWKVMK from the coding sequence ATGAAAGCAGGAAAGATGAAAACATTGGCAACATTGGCAGTTTGCATTGTGATGGCGGGCTTGGTATTTGCGCCTGGAGCTTTTGCGAAAGACACATACAAGATCGGCGGCATCTTTTCCGTGACAGGCGGAGCTTCCTTTTTAGGCGCCCCTGAAAAACTGAGCATGCAGATGGTGGTGGATCAGATCAACGCCGCCGGCGGCATTGACGGCCATATGCTGGAAGCCGTGATCTACGACACCAAGGGCGATCCCACCGAAGCGGTCAACTTCGCCAATAAGCTGATTAACAAGGACAGGGTCCTGGCCATTGTCGGTCCCAGCACCACCCCCACCACCATGGCGGTGATTCCCCTGTGCGTGCGCGCCCGGCTGCCTTTGATCAGCTGCGCCGCCGGCAACGGGATCGTGAACCCCATTCAGCCTTACGTGTTCAAAACCGCTCAGAGCGACATCCAGGCCGTGGCGACCATTTACGCCTACATGAAAGAGCAGGGCATGAAAAAAATCGCCATCCTGTGCGTGGATAACGGCTTTGGCGCCAGCGGCGCCGTGCAGCTTCGCGAGCAGGCCGCCAAGTTCGGCCTGGAAGTGGTCAGCGACGAAAGCTACGGCGGAAAAGACACCGACATGACCGCCCAGCTTACCAAGGCCCGCAAGGCCGCCCCCGACGCTCTGGTGTGCTGGGGAACCAACCCCGGACCCGCGGTCGTCGCCAAGAACGCCAAGCAGCTCAAGCTGGACTTCCCCCTGTTCATGAGCCACGGCGTGGCTTCCCCCAAGTTCATTGACATTGCGGGAGACGCCTGCGAGGGCGTCATGCTGCCCACGGGCGCCGTGCTCATCGCCGACACCCTGGCCGCTGACTACCATCAGAAAGCCGCTCTGGACAAATACATCGGCGATTACAAAGCCGCCTACAACGCCGGCGTTTCCGGCTTCGGCGGATACGCATACGACGCCATGAAGATTTTGGAAATCGCCCTCAAGGGAACCAACGGCGACAAAGCCAAAATCCGCGACAACATCGAAGCCATTCAGGGTTACATCGGCGTAACCGGTACGTTCACCTTCTCCCCCACGGAGCACAACGGCCTGGGCGCCGACTCCTTCATCATGGTGGAGATCGCCGACGGAACCTGGAAGGTTATGAAATAA